One Setaria viridis chromosome 3, Setaria_viridis_v4.0, whole genome shotgun sequence DNA window includes the following coding sequences:
- the LOC117849877 gene encoding uncharacterized protein isoform X1: MGVDYYKVLGVGRGATDDELKKAYRRLAMKYHPDKNPSPQADSLFKQVSEAYDVLSDPQKRAIYDQYGEDGLKAGAPPPSASTHGAGAHGFRFNPRSAEEIFSEIFGGAFPGAGPRTPGGSVPHGFPGFGSAAGPGETSSAGLQRKAPPIERQLACSLEDLYKGATKKMKISRDVLDAAGAKVPPEVVYLDFGLQHLYTDGST; this comes from the exons atggGGGTGGACTACTACAAGGTGCtcggcgtcggccgcggcgcCACCGACGACGAGCTCAAGAAGGCCTATCGCAGGCTCGCCATGAAGTACCACCCGGACAAGAACCCCTCGCCGCAGGCTGACTCCCTCTTCAAGCAGGTCTCCGAGGCCTACGAC GTGCTCAGCGACCCGCAGAAGCGCGCCATCTACGACCAGTACGGCGAGGACGGCCTCAAGGCCGGCGCGCCcccgccctccgcctccacgcacggcgccggcgcccacggGTTCCGCTTCAACCCAAGGAGCGCCGAGGAGATCTTCTCCGAGATATTCGGCGGCGCGTTCCCCGGGGCAGGTCCCCGAACCCCCGGCGGAAGCGTTCCCCACGGGTTCCCGGGGTTCGGCAGCGCCGCTGGGCCAGGGGAGACGTCTAGCGCGGGGTTGCAGAGGAAGGCGCCGCCGATCGAGCGGCAGCTGGCTTGCAGTCTAGAGGACCTGTACAAGGGCGCCACTAAGAAGATGAAGATCTCCAGGGATGTACTTGACGCCGCCGG TGCTAAGGTGCCTCCAGAAGTAGTGTATTTGGATTTTGGACTTCAACACTTGTATACTGATGGGAGCACTTGA